TGCACGTCGGCGATGTCGCGAAATCCCATGACGCCTTCCGTTTCCCGCCCCGGAATGTCCAGCATCAACGGTAGCGATCCGGTGGCAATCAAAAGCTTGTCGTACTCGGCAGTGGTGCCGTCTTTGGCTATGACTCGGCGCTTAACTCTATCGACAGCGACGACAGCTTTATCCTTTCCGCAATGCAAGGTGATTCGGTTACGCCGATACCAGGCAAAATCGTGAATCATAATGTCGTCTATGCTTTTGGCGCCAAACAGCACCGGCGTCAGCATGATGCGATTATAGTTGCCGTGCGGTTCGGCGCCGAACACAGTAATCTGATACTGTTCCGGCGCCAGCTGCAGCAATTCGTCAACGGTGCGCATACCGGCCATACCGTTGCCGATGACGACGAGTTTTTGTTTGCTCATGTTAATCGGGTGAAAAGGACCTGTTTCCGTGTCTACCATTTTTTGTACGGCAAAAACTTGCCGGACATGCTGATGTGCACCCGGTCGCCCTTGGGGTCGGTTTCTTTTTCCACGTTCATCGAGAAATCGATCGCGCTCATGATGCCGTCGCCGAATTTCTCGTGAATAATGGCTTTCAATGGCATGCCGTATACCTGCAGAATTTCGTAAAAACGGTAAATCAAGGGATCGGTCGGCACCATCGGCCCCAAGCCCTTGAGCGGAAAGTCCTGCAGGGCCTCGATGGCGTCTGCATCCAGACTCAGCGCCTGACCCAGTTTTTGGGCTTCATCCAGCTCGGCCCTCGCCTGTCCGTAAAATAATGCGGCTACCCAGACCTCATCCCGTCCCAATAGAGTTTCCAAATCGGCAAACTTTAAGCCTTTTTGTTTTTTAGCCGTAAACAATATCTCGGTCAGCTGTTGTTGATTCATCACACACCTCGAACACTAAAAATCCAATACATTTAAAATTAGAGTCATCGCGCCGCTTCATGCCGCAGAACCGGCGCGCTTATGTTTAAAAACTGACGTTTGCTTGCAGCCAGATTTTTTGAGTATCGGTACCGAAAGTATCAGCACTATAGTTGGCATATTTGGCCAACAGGGAATAGTGCTTACCGAATTTCTTCAATAACGAGAAATCCCATTCCGTACCGTATTGAATTGAACCCGTATCGTCCTTGAAATCATGGAAGACGCCGGTGACGATCAGGCTGTCGTTCATCATTTTGTAACTGGCGGTGGCGAATACATCGCGGATGCCGTTACCCGGCGTGGTCAGGAACAAGTCCGCCCAGCCCTGGAAGGCGTGGTTGGTTCCCAGCGGGGTGCGGAAGGATTTACCGTTGCCGTAGCCGTTCAATTGCTCCATGGCACCTGAGACCGTCAGATTGTAAGCACTGGCGCCCGCCATCAGATTGATGCGGTCGGCCTGATAGTCGTTGGGGTTTTCGCCATAATCGGATTGGTTACTCCATTCCGCGGTATAAATGGCATTAACCGTATCGAAAAACTTCGGCGATTTGCCGTGGAAGCGCAGACCGTAGGTTTGCGACGAATTGGCGTATTGAGCCGGGTCACGATAGTCGATCCAATAACCATAACCCACCAAATTACCCCAGTCGCCAACCTTGTAGTTGACGTTCAGAATCGGCGAATTCATCGACTCCTTGGTGCTGAAAATAGTACGGGCGCTATCGATATAACCGGCGTTTACGGTCAAACCGAAAATGGTCTGGTTTTTGTGCGTGAACAGGATGGAGTCATAGGTCATTTCCATTTGCCGCCAGCCGACGTTACCGATGAAGCGATCGTCATCCAGTTTGATACGTTGCCGGCCGACTTTGACCAACGTATCGGGTATGCCCTTATAGCTCAACCAAAACTGGTTTAACTCGCTGGCATCCGGATCGGCGATAACCGAATATTGGGTACGGCGGTTACGGGTGCTGTTGTAATCTTCCTGCAAAGCGTACAGGCCTTCGTATTCCGCATAGGCCTGAAAACCGTAAAAGGTCGGCGACAACAAGCCCAAGCGTAAGCGCGCGGTATTGGCGTTGGCGGTCTTGGGGTTGCCCGGCCCTCTATCCTGATC
This sequence is a window from Methylomonas methanica MC09. Protein-coding genes within it:
- a CDS encoding alginate export family protein; translated protein: MPKQTTKLSARLAPGALLTMSLAGMPAQADFTKDVEDALNFYHYGNNGAIKMDLNYRWENVDQDRGPGNPKTANANTARLRLGLLSPTFYGFQAYAEYEGLYALQEDYNSTRNRRTQYSVIADPDASELNQFWLSYKGIPDTLVKVGRQRIKLDDDRFIGNVGWRQMEMTYDSILFTHKNQTIFGLTVNAGYIDSARTIFSTKESMNSPILNVNYKVGDWGNLVGYGYWIDYRDPAQYANSSQTYGLRFHGKSPKFFDTVNAIYTAEWSNQSDYGENPNDYQADRINLMAGASAYNLTVSGAMEQLNGYGNGKSFRTPLGTNHAFQGWADLFLTTPGNGIRDVFATASYKMMNDSLIVTGVFHDFKDDTGSIQYGTEWDFSLLKKFGKHYSLLAKYANYSADTFGTDTQKIWLQANVSF
- the cynS gene encoding cyanase, producing the protein MNQQQLTEILFTAKKQKGLKFADLETLLGRDEVWVAALFYGQARAELDEAQKLGQALSLDADAIEALQDFPLKGLGPMVPTDPLIYRFYEILQVYGMPLKAIIHEKFGDGIMSAIDFSMNVEKETDPKGDRVHISMSGKFLPYKKW